The sequence GTTCACCTGGTGCTTCTCGGCCGCGAGGGCGAGCCGGTGCACGGGCGGATGCGGGATGCGGAGGTCCGGGCGCCAGGTCGCGAGGATCTGCGCCGACGGGTCGAAGAGCGGCGACGGGAGCGCGTCGAGCGGGGTCCACTCCCAGGTGCTGATCAGATGCGGCTCGGTCACCCGCGCGGTACCGGAGTCCACCCGCACCAGGGCGGCCATCGTCACACGGTTGATCCCGCCGAGGGCGTCGTGCAGCATCGCGAAGACGGTGACCTCGTCCTCGGGGACCGTCAGCCCGGTCTCCTCGCGCAGCTCGCGCACGGCCGCCGCCGCCACGGACTCGGGCAGCGGGTCGACCTTGCCGCCGGGCAGCTCCCAGGTGCCGCTGTGGTGCCGGCCGAGCAGCACCCGGCCCCGCGCGTCCTGCACGATCACCCCGACTCCCAGCGCCGCCTGGGCCTTGGGGGGCTGAGTGTTGCGGGAGGGGGCGAGGGGGTTCTCGGTGGCCATGGTGCTCCTCTGGCGGGGGCGGTCCGGTTCGGGCGTCGAGCCTACGGGGATGCCCGGCCCTGCCCCGCCGGACGGGCGCTACGGGGGCGCCGCGCGCACCGCCGCGCTCACACCGCCAGCCGCAGCGAGGTCTCCGAGACACCGAGCCGTACGCTCTGCCCCCACGTCAGCTCCAGCGCGTCCGTCTCCATGCCGTCGCCGAACACCACCACCCGGTCCGACTCCACGGTCAGCCGCAGCCCCTGCCCGGGCCCCAGCTCGCCCGAGACGAACGAGGTGCCGGTCGACGGCGACGGCCACGCCTCCCGGACGAACCAGAGCAGCCGGGGATCGGCGGGTCCGGGCAGCGCAAGGGCGCTGCTGCGCTCCTGCCACAGCGAGCGCAGCCAGCCGGTGGCCCCGGTGCCCGTGCCGACCAGGACCCCGGAGGACGCCTGCGGCTCGGCGGGGGAGTCCACCGCGTCGGGCCCCAGCCGGTAGCGGGCCGTCTGGTGGCCGGGCGGGCCGAGGTAGATCTCGTTGAGGGCGAGCAGCCGCTGCGTGTCGTCGGCCACCGCCTCCACCATCGTCAGCGCGTCGGCCCGCCCGCCGGGCGCCACGGCCGCCCGCATGAGCGCCCCCGCGTCGGCCGGCCGGTGGCGCACCAGGACGCCGGGGTTGCGGCCCGGGTCGGTGTCGATGCCGACGACCGGCTGGCCGGAGAGGTACTTCGCGGCGTTGGCGACCAGGCCGTCCTGCCCGACGACCACCACCACGTCCTCGGGCGCGAACAGGAACCGGTCCAGGTCCGCCCGCTCCACCCGGCAGTGGCGCCACTGGAGCGGCACGGCCGCCGCCACATCGGCCAGCGCCTGCCGGGTCCGCTGGTGCCTGCGGGCCACCTCGTCGATGGACCGGCCGCGCGCGGCGAGGACGAACGCGGCCTGGCCGTGCGTGCCGTGCCGGGCGAGCAGTTCCTCGTACTCGGTGGTGCGGTGGACCAGCACCGCCCTCGGTGCGAGGCTCACGCCCCGGCCTCCGGCCGGCCGAGCTTGCTGAGCAGGCCGGTGAGGACATCGGGCGACAGGGTGAGGCTGTCGATGTGCGGCAGATTCTCGGCGAGCCGGGTGGCCGCCAGCGCGTGCAGGGTCGCGGCCTCCACCTCGCCGTGCGCCCGCAGCCAGGCCGCCTGGGCCTCGGCGCGCGCCGCGCCCACCGTGCGGGCCGCCTCGGCCTCGGCCCCGGCCAGCCGCACCGTGCGGGCCGCCTCCGCCTCGGCGCGCACCCCGTCGGCCGCGGCGCCCTCCTCGGCCTCGCGGCGGGCGTTGGTGCCGCGCTGCTCGACCAGCTGTTCCTCGCGCCGGGCGAGCTCGATCTGGCTGGCGAGCTCGTTCTCGGCGATGGTCCGCTCGCGCTCGACGGCCACGGCGCGCCGCTCGTACGTGGCCCGGTCGGCCTCCTGCTGGATCTGCTCGCGGGCGGGGGTGCGCAGGGCGCGCTCCACCTCGGCCTCGGGGCGGATGGCGACGACGCGCACGGCGACCACGTCGATGCCGGTGGCGGGCAGCCTGGGCTCGGCGGCGAGACCGGCCGCCACCCGCTCGCGGACGGCGGCGACCCCGTCGACCAGGGCGGCGGCCAGCGGGGTGCGGGCCAGGACGTCCAGGGTGTGCTGCTGGGCGGTCTCGGTGAGGAGGGTGGCGATCTGTTCGAGGGGTGCGCCGCGCCAGGCGCCGGTGTCCGGGTCGACGGAGAAGTCCAGGCGGGCGGCGGCCTCGGCCGGGTCGCTGATGCGGTAGGTCACGGTGGCCTGCACCGTGACGTCCTGGAAGTCGGAGGTGCGTGCGTGGAACGCCATGGCCAGCTCGCGGTCGTTGACCGGCACCTCGGAGAGTGCGGCGCTCAGCGACCGGTACCAGAAGCTCAGCCCGGTCCCGTCGTGGGCGAGCCGGCCGCGCTTGTGGTGGCGGATGTGCGCGGTGGGCGCGGAGCGGAGATGGCGCCAGCCGAAGCGGCGGGTGATGTCGGCCATGGGGACCCCCTCGATTTGTTTTCGTCAAGGCGACGATAAAGGAGTCGGCCCTTATCGTCAAGAGGACGAATAAAGAGGGATCCGGGTACGCGAACGGCCGGTGACTTCGGAGAAGTCACCGGCCGTTCGGGTTGCGCGCCGCCCCCGTCCCCACGGTGCGGCGCGGGCGGGCCGTCGTCATCCGCTGGGACGACGGCCCACGTCTGTCAGGACCCGGACGCCGGAGCGTCCAGGCCGAGTGCGGGAAGGACGGCGCCCTTCACGAAACGGACGAGGTAGCTCTCGTCCGCGTACGCCCCCGCGAGCATCGGTCGGGCGCGCATCACGCCGAGCAGCTGCGCGGAGACGAACTCCGCCGCGGGGTTGTCCGCCGCCACCTCGCCGCGCTCCACGCCGCGCCGTACGAGCGCGTCGATCGCCGCCAGTTCGGGCAGGATCAGCGACTCGCGCAGGGCGCACAGCAGCTCCGGGCTCTGGAGCGCCGCGTGACTCAGCGCCAGCATCAGGGACGTGTCACGCCCCGAACCCTCGCCGATCGCCCGCGCCGCCTCCAGCAGGTCGCCCGCCAGTGATCCGGTGTCGATCTTCCGCAGTGCGCCGCGCCGGGTGCCGTTCAGGGCGGCCACCACCAGCTCGGGCTTCGACCCCCACTGGCGGTAGAGCGTGGACTTGCCGCAGCGGGAACGGGCGGCGACCCCCTCCATGGTCAGCGACTCGTAGCCGCTCTCCCTCAGCGTGTCGAGCACGGCGGTGTAGAGCTCCTGGGCCCGCTCCGGCGTGATCTTCGACCGGCGCTGCGCGGGGGGCTGCTCCTGCTCGGTCTGCTGCGGCGACATGTGCCTTCCCTCTCTGCGACTCTGCGACGAGGTCCATCGATACGCCAGTGTACCGATACGCGAGTGTTCCGATACGCCTCCGTATCGGTACACTGGCGTATCGATAAGGGCGGAGAGTCGCCGCCAGCCGCATCGTCAGCAAAGGGGCACCGGGTGAAGTACGCCGGTAACAAGCCCGTAGACCCGGAGTCCCCGGACACCACTGCCCGCCCGCCCCTGGTCCGCGAGCTTCTTCTCGTCGTCGGGCTCTTCCTCGTCTACAAGCTCGGCCGCCAGGCCGCCAACGGTCATATGGACGAGGCGTTCCACAACGGCGACCGCGTCTGGGACCTGGAGCGCGCCGTGCACCTGCCCGGCGAGGGCACCGTGCAGCGGCTGCTCCTGCACGACGAGACGCTGATCCACCTGGCGAACACCTACTACGCGACCGTGCACTTCCCGGCCACGGTGCTCTTTCTCGCCTGGCTGTACTGGCGCCGCCCCCGCCACTACGTGTGGTCCCGCCGCGTCCTCGCCGTGCTCACCGGTGCCGCGCTCGCCCTGCACCTGCTCTTCCCGCTCGCCCCGCCGCGGCTGCTCGCCGCCGCCCATCTCGTCGACACCGGCCGGGTCTACGGACCGTCGGTGTACGGGGCCCGGCCGGCCGCCGACTCCATGGCCAACCAGTTCGCCGCGATGCCCTCGCTGCACTTCGGCTGGGCCGTCATGGTCGGCGTCGGCCTCGTCGTCGCCACGCGCTCTCGCCGGCGCTGGCTCTGGCTGCTGCACCCGGCGATCACCCTGCTCGTCATCGTCGGCACCGCCAACCACTACTGGCTCGACTCCATCGTGGTGGCCGCCCTGCTCGCGGTGATCCTCGCGGCCCTGCCGCTCCGCCGCGCCGAACCCGTCCGCCCGCCGCTGCCGTGGCCGTCCGTCGTGCCCCAGCGGGAGCACTCCACGGTGTACGCCGCCACCGGGGCGCGCCGGTGAACGCCACCCTGGCAGCCGTCGCGCTGTCCCTCGTCTCCGCCGCCGCGTACGCCGCCGCAGCGGTGGCCCAGGCCCGGCTGGCCGAACGCACCGCACCCGGCACCGGAACGCTCCGGATGCTCGGGCGCGGCGCCTGGTGGTGCGCGGTCGGCATGAACGCGGGCGGGGCGCTGCTGCACGTGGCCGCCCTGAAGTACGGGCCGCTCACCCTCGTCCAGCCGCTCGGCGCACTGACCCTGGTGGCGGCGGTCCCGCTGGGCGCCCGTGCCGCCGGCCGCCGGGTCACCCTCACCGAGTGGCGCGGCACCCTGCTCACGCTGCTCGGCCTCGGCGCCCTGCTCCTGACGGCGGGCGGATCCGCCCCGCACGAGACGCTCACCCTGCCCGAGGCGCTGGCCGTGGGCGCGGGGACCATGGCCCTCGTCGCCGGCCTCAGCCGCCCCGGCGCCCGCCCCGGACTCCGGCACGCGGCGGCCTCCGGCATCACCTCGGGTGTCGCCTCCGCACTCACCCAGACCCTGACCGTCGCGGCCACCGACCACACGGGACCGCTGCTCAGCGCCCGCCTGGTGGTCGTCGCCCTGCTCGTGTCCGCCTTCGCGATGGGCGGGCTGCTGCTCTCCCAGACCGCCTACCGGGGCGGACTCGGGGCGCCGCTCGCCGTCGTCACCCTCGCCAACCCGGTCGCCGCCGCGGTCATCGGCCTCGCGCTGCTGGGGGAGCGGTTCCAGGGCGGCCCGGCCGGTCTCGTCCCGGCACTGCTCGGCACCGCGGCGGCCGTCAGGGGCGTGATCCTTCTCAGCCGGGCCCAGGCCCGGACCGCCCCCGCCGTGGCCGGGGCCCCGCCGGCCACCCCGTCGCGGGTGGTCATCAGCAGCCCCCGTCCGGCGCGCCGGGAACAGCGACGCCGGGTCGGGGCGGGGCGCCACTGAGGCGCGGGCGTTACGCCGGGTGGTCCGCGAGCGCGCGGGTGATCCACCCGATCCAGAAATTCTCCAGGTCGATGCCACCGCGCAGCACCAGATGCCGCAGCCGGTCCTCGGGCGCGTCCCGCTCCGGCGGGAAGTCGCGGGTCTCGATTTCCTGGTACTCCGCGAGCTGCCGCCGGTGCAGCTCCAGATGGCGGCGCAGCTCCGCTTCGAGCCCCGGCGCCCCGACCACCGCCGCCGCCCGCATCCGCAGCAGCAGCGGATCGCGTACCTGCTTGGGGTCCTCCTGCCGGGCCACCCAGGCGGACAGCGCCTCGCGGCCCGCCGGCAGCACCTCGTACTCCTTCTTCTGCCCCCGGGCCGGCTGCGCCGAGGGCAGCGCCCTGATCTGCCCGGCCTGCTCCAGCTTGCCCAGCTCGCGGTAGATCTGCTGGTGCGTGGCCGACCAGAAGTAGCCGATCGACCGGTCGAACCTACGGGTCAGTTCGAGGCCCGAGGAGGGCTTCTCCAGCAGGGCGGTGAGGATCGCGTACGGCAGTGACATGGGGTGCATCCTAGGGACGGCCGGGCGGCCCGAGGCCGCCCGGCGTCCGGGTCAGAGCGCGCCGGCGAGTTCCGTGCCCTGGCGGATCGCGCGCTTGGCGTCCAGCTCCGCCGCGACGTCGGCGCCGCCGATCAGGTGCGCGTCACGGCCCGCGGCGAGCAGCTCCTCGTACAGGTCCCGGCGCGGCTCCTGGCCGGCGCACAGCACGATCGTGTCGACCGGCAGTACGTGCCGCTCGTCGCCGACCGTGATGTGCAGGCCCTCGTCGTCGATCCGGTCGTACGTGACGCCCGCGGTCATCGTGACCCCGCGGTGGCGCAGTTCGGTGCGGTGGATCCAGCCGGTCGTCTTGCCGAGGCCCGCGCCGACCTTGCTGGTCTTGCGCTGGAGCAGATGGACGGTACGGGTGCTCTTCGGGCGCTCCGGCGCCGCGAGGCCGCCGCGTCCCCGGTACGCGGTGTCGACGCCCCACTGCCGGAAGAAGACCTCCGGGTCCAGGCTCGCGGCCTCGCCCCCGTCCGTCAGGAACTCCGCGACGTCGAAGCCGATGCCGCCCGCCCCGACGAGCGCGACCCGGTCGCCGACCGGCGCCCCGTGGCGCAGCACGTCGAGGTAGCTGACGACGCTGGGGTGATCGACTCCGGGGATCGGCGGGGTGCGGGGCGTGACACCGGTGGCGAGGACCACCTCGTCGAAGCCTTCGAGGTCCTCGGCGCCGACCGGAGTGCCGAGCCGCAGGGCGACCTTCTCCTCCGCGAGCCGGGTGCGGAAGTAGCGCAGCGTCTCGTTGAACTCCTCCTTGCCCGGCACCCGGCGGGCCACGTTCAGCTGGCCGCCGATCTCGTCGGCGGCGTCGAACAGCGTGACCTCGTGGCCGCGTTCGGCGGCCGTGACCGCGCAGGCGAGCCCGGCGGGACCGGCGCCGACGACGGCGACGCGCTTACGGGTGCGGGTCGGTGACAGGACGAGTTCCGTCTCGTGGCAGGCGCGCGGATTGACCAGGCAGGAAGTGACCTTGCCGCTGAAGATGTGGTCCAGACAGGCCTGGTTGCAGCCGATGCAGGTGTTGATCGCGTCCGCACGGCCCGCCGCCGCCTTCGCCACGAAGTCCGGGTCGGCCAGGAACGGCCGGGCCATCGACACCATGTCCGCGCGGCCCGACGCGAGGACCTGTTCGGCGGTCTCCGGGGTGTTGATGCGGTTGCTCGTCACCAGCGGTACGGAGACGGCCCCGCGCACCTTCTCGGTGACCCAGGTGAAGGCGGCCCGGGGAACCGAGGTCGCGATGGTGGGGATGCGGGCCTCGTGCCAGCCGATGCCCGTGTTGATGATCGTCGCGCCGGCCGCCTCGATCTCCCGGGCCAGGTGCACGACCTCCTCCAGGGACGAGCCGCCGGGCACCAGGTCGAGCATCGAGAGCCGGTAGATGATGATGAAGTCGCTGCCGACCCGCTCACGGACCCGGCGGACGATCTCGACGGGGAAGCGGATGCGGTTCTCGTACGAGCCGCCCCAGCGGTCCTCGCGGTGATTGGTCGCCGAGGCGATGAACTCGTTGATCAGATAGCCCTCGGAGCCCATGATCTCGACGCCGTCGTACCCCGCGCTCCGCGCCAGCGCCGCAGCCGTGACGAAGTCCTCGATCGTCTCCTCGACCTCGTCGTCGGTCAGGGCGTGCGGGGTGAACGCGCTGATCGGTGCGTGGAGCGCGCTCGGCGCCACCAGGCCCGGGTGATGCGCGTACCGTCCGAAGTGCAGGATCTGCAGGGCGATCCGGCCGCCCGCCTCGTGCACCGCCGAGGTCACCCGGGCGTGCTCCGCCGCCTCCGCCTCGGTCGTCATCTTCGCCCCGCCGGGGAACGAACAGCCCCGCTCGTTGGGCGCGATGCCGCCGGTGACCATGAGGCCGACGCCGCCCCGGGCGCGCTCGGCGTAGAAGGCCGCCATGCGCTCGAAGCC is a genomic window of Streptomyces sp. NBC_00708 containing:
- a CDS encoding NUDIX domain-containing protein encodes the protein MATENPLAPSRNTQPPKAQAALGVGVIVQDARGRVLLGRHHSGTWELPGGKVDPLPESVAAAAVRELREETGLTVPEDEVTVFAMLHDALGGINRVTMAALVRVDSGTARVTEPHLISTWEWTPLDALPSPLFDPSAQILATWRPDLRIPHPPVHRLALAAEKHQVNP
- a CDS encoding SPFH domain-containing protein; the protein is MADITRRFGWRHLRSAPTAHIRHHKRGRLAHDGTGLSFWYRSLSAALSEVPVNDRELAMAFHARTSDFQDVTVQATVTYRISDPAEAAARLDFSVDPDTGAWRGAPLEQIATLLTETAQQHTLDVLARTPLAAALVDGVAAVRERVAAGLAAEPRLPATGIDVVAVRVVAIRPEAEVERALRTPAREQIQQEADRATYERRAVAVERERTIAENELASQIELARREEQLVEQRGTNARREAEEGAAADGVRAEAEAARTVRLAGAEAEAARTVGAARAEAQAAWLRAHGEVEAATLHALAATRLAENLPHIDSLTLSPDVLTGLLSKLGRPEAGA
- a CDS encoding TetR/AcrR family transcriptional regulator, translating into MSPQQTEQEQPPAQRRSKITPERAQELYTAVLDTLRESGYESLTMEGVAARSRCGKSTLYRQWGSKPELVVAALNGTRRGALRKIDTGSLAGDLLEAARAIGEGSGRDTSLMLALSHAALQSPELLCALRESLILPELAAIDALVRRGVERGEVAADNPAAEFVSAQLLGVMRARPMLAGAYADESYLVRFVKGAVLPALGLDAPASGS
- a CDS encoding phosphatase PAP2 family protein; protein product: MKYAGNKPVDPESPDTTARPPLVRELLLVVGLFLVYKLGRQAANGHMDEAFHNGDRVWDLERAVHLPGEGTVQRLLLHDETLIHLANTYYATVHFPATVLFLAWLYWRRPRHYVWSRRVLAVLTGAALALHLLFPLAPPRLLAAAHLVDTGRVYGPSVYGARPAADSMANQFAAMPSLHFGWAVMVGVGLVVATRSRRRWLWLLHPAITLLVIVGTANHYWLDSIVVAALLAVILAALPLRRAEPVRPPLPWPSVVPQREHSTVYAATGARR
- a CDS encoding PadR family transcriptional regulator, whose product is MSLPYAILTALLEKPSSGLELTRRFDRSIGYFWSATHQQIYRELGKLEQAGQIRALPSAQPARGQKKEYEVLPAGREALSAWVARQEDPKQVRDPLLLRMRAAAVVGAPGLEAELRRHLELHRRQLAEYQEIETRDFPPERDAPEDRLRHLVLRGGIDLENFWIGWITRALADHPA
- a CDS encoding NADPH-dependent 2,4-dienoyl-CoA reductase, yielding MSPYPHLLSPLDLGFTTLPNRVLMGSMHVGLEEVENGFERMAAFYAERARGGVGLMVTGGIAPNERGCSFPGGAKMTTEAEAAEHARVTSAVHEAGGRIALQILHFGRYAHHPGLVAPSALHAPISAFTPHALTDDEVEETIEDFVTAAALARSAGYDGVEIMGSEGYLINEFIASATNHREDRWGGSYENRIRFPVEIVRRVRERVGSDFIIIYRLSMLDLVPGGSSLEEVVHLAREIEAAGATIINTGIGWHEARIPTIATSVPRAAFTWVTEKVRGAVSVPLVTSNRINTPETAEQVLASGRADMVSMARPFLADPDFVAKAAAGRADAINTCIGCNQACLDHIFSGKVTSCLVNPRACHETELVLSPTRTRKRVAVVGAGPAGLACAVTAAERGHEVTLFDAADEIGGQLNVARRVPGKEEFNETLRYFRTRLAEEKVALRLGTPVGAEDLEGFDEVVLATGVTPRTPPIPGVDHPSVVSYLDVLRHGAPVGDRVALVGAGGIGFDVAEFLTDGGEAASLDPEVFFRQWGVDTAYRGRGGLAAPERPKSTRTVHLLQRKTSKVGAGLGKTTGWIHRTELRHRGVTMTAGVTYDRIDDEGLHITVGDERHVLPVDTIVLCAGQEPRRDLYEELLAAGRDAHLIGGADVAAELDAKRAIRQGTELAGAL